Part of the Salinigranum rubrum genome is shown below.
AGGCCTTCCCCGACCGCTACGCGAACGCCTTCGAGGACCTGCTGATCGAGCGATACGGCCTCGGCTGGCACGAGGGCGAGTCGGGCGCACGGCTGCGCGAGACCGTTCGTCGGCTGAAGGAGCGCTACTACCGCCAGCACCCCGTCGAGTACGACGAGGTGGTCGCGCTCGCGTACGGCCTCTACCACCTCCCCGACTACTACGCGAGCGTCGGCTACGTTCTGGACACGCTGACCGAGCGCGACCTGCTGACGACACCCCTTCGCGTCCTCGACGTCGGCGCGGGGACGGGAGGGCCGGCGCTCGGCCTCCACGACTTCCTCCCCGCGGAGGCGCTGGTCGACTACCACGCCGTCGAGCCGAGCGCCTCCGCCGCGGTTCTCGACCACCTCCTCGCGGAGACGGGCCGGAACTTCCACCCGACCGTCCACCGGTCGCGAATCGAGGACCTGGACCTCGACGCGCTCGCCGGGGACGAGGGCAAGCCGTTCGACCTCCTCCTGTTCTCGAACGTCCTCAGCGAACTGGACGACCCGAGTGGGGTGGTCGAGTCGTCCCTGTCGACGCTCGCAGACGACGGCGCGGTCGTCGCACTCGAACCCGCGGACCTCAACACGGCGACGACGCTTCGAGAGGTGGAACGTGCGGTCGTCGCCCGGACGGGCGCGACGGTGTACGCGCCGACGCTTCGGCTGTGGCCCGACGCCGAACCGACCGACCGCGGCTGGTCGTTCGACGTGCGGTCGGACATCGAGAGACCGCCGTTCCAGTCGCGACTCGCGGCCGACGCCGACGACGGGGAGGCGTTCGTCAACACGACGGTCCAGTTCGCCTACGCCGTGTTGCGTCCGGACGGGGTGCGCCGGAGCGACGTCCGGGCGAACCCGACGCGCCACGCGAAGATGGCCGACCTCGACCGTCATGTCACCGAGCGCATCGACCTCCTCGCGGTCAAACTGAGCCACGACCTGACCGACGACGCCGACGCCAACCCGCTGTTCAAACTCGGTGACGGCAGCGAGGACACGGGCGTCTTCGGCGTCCTCACTCGCCGGACGTCGCTCAACGAGGCGCTCGAAACCGCTCCTTACGGCTCCGTCCTCCGATTCGAGCAGGCCCTCGCGCTCTGGAACGACGACGAGGGGGCGTACAACCTCGTCGTCGACGACGCGACTATCGTCGATTTCCTCGGGTGAGCGTCGACACTCCCTGTTCTCGAACTTGCGACTCGGATACTGAACTGCTCCCACACGACGACAGGGCGGTTCAGTTCGACGGAGTGGGTTATCAACATGGATAAATTCGCCGATAGGGTTAACCACACCCGGCGAAAGACCGGAGTATGCACCGGCGCGCGTTCCTCGTTGCCGTCGCCGGACTCTCCGGTTGCACCGGTCTCGTCGGGAATCCGCTCGGAGGCGCTTCCGAGCCGACGGGCGGCTCGGAGGGCTCCGGCGGCTCCACCTCCGGTGGCGGTTCGTCCGAGACCCCGGTCCCCGAATCCGAGGGCTCGTCGGACGCCGAGTCGGCGGGCACCCCGGCCGGAGAGCCCACACCCACCGCCGGCGAGCTTCGCAGGATGAGCGTGCCGGACCTCCTCGCGCTGTCGCGCGAGCAACTCTCGCGTGCCGTCGAGGCGTACAGCGGTACCGGTCGGGACGGTTCGCTCACCGACGTCACGGCCGCGACCGACACGTTCGACCCCGACCCCGTCGTCGACCACCTGTACCGCGCTCGTCGGGCGTACGAGGCGGCCGACCGGCAGGGGCTGTCGGCCGAGATCGAAGACGAAATCTCACAACTCGGGCGCGTCGAGGAGTTCCTCCGGCTCAGCATCGACGCGCAGGTCCTGCTCATCGAGGCGCACAACGACCTCGAAGGGGTCGTCACCGCCATCGAGTTCGTCGACCCCGAGAGCGCCCGCTCGCTCACCGACCGGGCCGGCACTCGTCAGGAACGGACAGAGGGGACCGTCAGCGATCTCTCGAACGTCCGGTACGAACGGTCGGTGACCGTCGTCGACGCGCTCTCGTCCGAGGCGTACCTGGCCAAACGGGACCAGCTTAGAGCCGAGGCGGACGTCCTGGCGGACGTCGACGAGGGCCTCTCGTCGGTGGTCGAGGGCGTCCGACTCTTCGCACGGGCGCGAGGCCGTCGCCAGAGTGGCTCGCCGTACGTCGCCGCCGAACTCGGCAGGGACGCCGAGACGGCCTTTTCGCGCGGTGCCAAGGCGCTCAGGGACGTGGGAAGTCGGATCCCCGCGCGGGCGCAGGGCTTCGGCGGGGTCGTGGCGGCGCTCCGGACGGCTGCCGACGACAAGCGCGACGAGGCACGGGCGTTCTACCGGGACATCGAGCGTTAACCTGAACCTCGAACTGTCGCAAACGGTGTGTTTTTGCTCGGTCCATCGATGTGTGGGGTATGAAGGTTCTCCTGACGAACGACGACGGCATCGACAGCGTCGGCTTCCGTGCGCTGTACGACGCGCTGTCGCCGGTCGCGGACGTGACCGCGGTCGCTCCCGCCGAGGACAAAAGCGCCATCGGTCGACAGCTGTCGGCGGACGTACTCGTCGAGGAGCGCCCGCTCGGGTACGCCGTCCACGGGACGCCCGCGGACTGTACGATCGTCGGGCTGGAGTCGCTCTGTCCCGACGTCGACATGGTCGTCGCGGGCTGTAACAAGGGCGCGAACCTCGGCGCGTACGTCCTCGGTCGCTCCGGGACCGTCTCCGCGGCGGTCGAGGCGGCCTTCTTCGACGTGCCCGCCATCGCCGTCTCGCTGTACGTCCCTGACAGCGACGAGCCGTGGGCAGAAGTCGCGACCGACCCCGAGGACTTCCGCCCGGCGACCGACCCTGCGACGTATCTGGTCGAGCACGCTCTCGACGCGGGCGTCTTCGAACGGGCCGAGTACCTGAACCTCAACGCTCCGCTCGGTGCCGACGCGGACGCCGAGATGCGGGTCACCGAGCCGTCGACGATGTACGACATGACCGCGCGACCGAACGGCGACGACCGCTTCACCCTCCACGACCGGGTGTGGGAGCGCATGCGCGCGGACGACCTACCCGACCCCGAGGGGACCGACCGCCGCGCCGTCGTCGAGGGTCACGTGAGCGTCTCGCCGCTCCTCGCTCCGCACCCCACCAGACACCACGAGGCGCTCGACGGCCTCGCGGCGACGTACCGGGACTGAGATGGACGCCACACTCCGACCGGCACGACCGGCCGACGCCGCGGCAATCCGGCGCATCTACGCGCCGTACGTCGAGGAGACGGCGGTTTCGTTCGCCACCGCGCCGCCCTCGGTGGAAGACCTCGAAACGAAAGTCGAGAAGACGCGCTCGCAGTACCCGTGGCTCGTGGCCGAGCGAGAGAGCGAGCGGGAGGACGGGGTCGTCGGCTACGCGTACGCCGGGGCGCTTCGGGAGCGCGACGCGTATCAGTGGACCGCCGAACTCTCCGTCTACGTCGCAGAGACGGCCCAGAGAGAGGGCCTCGGCCGGCGGCTGTACGAGGCGCTCCTCGCGTTCCTCGAACGACAGGGGTACGCCAGCGCCTACGGCGTCGTCACGCTCCCGAACCCGGCGAGCGTCGCCCTCCACGAGTCGCTCGGTTTCGAGCGCGTCGGCCTGTTCGACGACGTCGGCTACAAACACGGCGCGTGGCACGACGTCGGCTGGTGGCGGCGCCGCCTCCCGGAACCGGCCGCACCGGACCCGCCGGTGCCGTTCTCGGCCCTTCCCGACGAGGACGTC
Proteins encoded:
- a CDS encoding small ribosomal subunit Rsm22 family protein; the encoded protein is MTDREGIRSNAKYLRNVRPIDPDEIHEYVEGTPHPAVVRRILREEAVGLGLVEREDGTFVPAPERVVTGGWSPEAFPDRYANAFEDLLIERYGLGWHEGESGARLRETVRRLKERYYRQHPVEYDEVVALAYGLYHLPDYYASVGYVLDTLTERDLLTTPLRVLDVGAGTGGPALGLHDFLPAEALVDYHAVEPSASAAVLDHLLAETGRNFHPTVHRSRIEDLDLDALAGDEGKPFDLLLFSNVLSELDDPSGVVESSLSTLADDGAVVALEPADLNTATTLREVERAVVARTGATVYAPTLRLWPDAEPTDRGWSFDVRSDIERPPFQSRLAADADDGEAFVNTTVQFAYAVLRPDGVRRSDVRANPTRHAKMADLDRHVTERIDLLAVKLSHDLTDDADANPLFKLGDGSEDTGVFGVLTRRTSLNEALETAPYGSVLRFEQALALWNDDEGAYNLVVDDATIVDFLG
- the surE gene encoding 5'/3'-nucleotidase SurE translates to MKVLLTNDDGIDSVGFRALYDALSPVADVTAVAPAEDKSAIGRQLSADVLVEERPLGYAVHGTPADCTIVGLESLCPDVDMVVAGCNKGANLGAYVLGRSGTVSAAVEAAFFDVPAIAVSLYVPDSDEPWAEVATDPEDFRPATDPATYLVEHALDAGVFERAEYLNLNAPLGADADAEMRVTEPSTMYDMTARPNGDDRFTLHDRVWERMRADDLPDPEGTDRRAVVEGHVSVSPLLAPHPTRHHEALDGLAATYRD
- a CDS encoding arsinothricin resistance N-acetyltransferase ArsN1 family B is translated as MDATLRPARPADAAAIRRIYAPYVEETAVSFATAPPSVEDLETKVEKTRSQYPWLVAERESEREDGVVGYAYAGALRERDAYQWTAELSVYVAETAQREGLGRRLYEALLAFLERQGYASAYGVVTLPNPASVALHESLGFERVGLFDDVGYKHGAWHDVGWWRRRLPEPAAPDPPVPFSALPDEDVADALVRYSG